In Oryza brachyantha chromosome 2, ObraRS2, whole genome shotgun sequence, a single window of DNA contains:
- the LOC102704945 gene encoding uncharacterized protein LOC102704945 isoform X1, with translation MAVSFKYWDDCLDPEDMQLMWADPQVSKEWLDAGEGQGQKVHLSRDPDGEAYLTQTEMMAVAVITVHRHFKSQLDPYMIGALAEIASGRRLFVDTYDRKTKETKLGMMQVTTEVAQWLGRELGYKYYDIEEDVNLLYWPFVNVYFGAAYAKWLFSCDEKERTEEFVVRAYKGGKKKATHKSSSPIFQRYLYVKDALLSMRQPESFNELTPDLLANSSSTEGQLICWDSKVSEVDMDAMWSQPDVIKEWTKSGERRGNVRFSHDVKKRPYLSRVEVKTVAEITISRHLSTKGVTPEALAALAEVCSMRFVHGVRSRTGLMGIDYPTAAWLYRDCGHRAYTVSSVDDLYNPFASMYFGAAYLGWLSQYEGRERSHEFIVQAYLGGPENVSLQETGPFWNKFLEALKLYQDPKKEHTGCCIL, from the exons ATGGCTGTAAGCTTCAAATATTGGGACGATTGTTTGGATCCCGAGGATATGCAATTAATGTGGGCCGATCCTCAAGTAAGTAAAGAGTGGCTTGATGCTGGGGAGGGGCAGGGACAGAAGGTTCACCTGTCACGGGATCCTGATGGTGAGGCATATCTCACTCAAACTGAAATGATG GCGGTGGCTGTAATTACTGTTCATAGGCATTTCAAGTCACAATTAGACCCG TATATGATAGGTGCCCTTGCAGAAATTGCAAGTGGAAGAAGACTCTTTGTAGATACTTATGACCGAAAGACTAAGGAGACCAAACTTGGCATGATGCAGGTGACAACAGAAGTTGCTCAATGGCTTGGCAG GGAATTGGGCTACAAGTATTATGACATTGAAGAAGATGTTAATTTGCTCTATTGGCCTTTTGTGAATGTCTACTTTGGTGCTGCTTATGCAAAATGGCTGTTCTCATGTGACGAAAA AGAAAGAACTGAAGAATTTGTTGTTAGAGCTTATAAGGGAGGCAAAAAGAAGGCTACCCACAAATCATCTTCTCCCATTTTTCAACGCTATCTTTATGTGAAAGATGCCTTGCTGTCTATGAG ACAACCAGAAAGTTTTAATGAGTTGACTCCTGATCTCCTAGCCAATTCCTCGAGCACAG AAGGACAGTTGATCTGTTGGGATTCCAAGGTATCAGAGGTAGATATGGATGCAATGTGGAGTCAGCCTGATGTGATTAAGGAATGGACAAAATCTGGTGAGAGGCGTGGAAATGTGAGGTTTTCCCATGATGTCAAGAAGAGGCCTTATCTTTCTCGAGTTGAGGTGAAG ACTGTTGCTGAAATAACCATATCACGTCACTTGAGCACAAAAGGAGTAACACCG GAAGCCCTAGCTGCTCTTGCAGAGGTGTGCAGTATGCGCTTTGTCCATGGTGTTCGTTCTCGTACCGGCTTGATGGGGATAGACTACCCTACAGCTGCATGGCTTTACAG AGATTGTGGCCATAGGGCGTATACTGTCAGCTCTGTGGATGATCTATACAATCCTTTTGCATCAATGTACTTTGGCGCAGCTTACTTGGGATGGTTGTCACAATATGAAGGAAG GGAAAGGAGTCATGAGTTCATTGTTCAAGCATACCTTGGGGGACCAGAAAACGTTAGCCTTCAGGAGACTGGCccattttggaacaaattcCTGGAGGCCTTAAAACTCTACCAAGATCCAAAGAA GGAGCACACTGGCTGTTGTATTTTGTAA
- the LOC102704945 gene encoding uncharacterized protein LOC102704945 isoform X2, translating to MAVSFKYWDDCLDPEDMQLMWADPQVSKEWLDAGEGQGQKVHLSRDPDGEAYLTQTEMMAVAVITVHRHFKSQLDPVTTEVAQWLGRELGYKYYDIEEDVNLLYWPFVNVYFGAAYAKWLFSCDEKERTEEFVVRAYKGGKKKATHKSSSPIFQRYLYVKDALLSMRQPESFNELTPDLLANSSSTEGQLICWDSKVSEVDMDAMWSQPDVIKEWTKSGERRGNVRFSHDVKKRPYLSRVEVKTVAEITISRHLSTKGVTPEALAALAEVCSMRFVHGVRSRTGLMGIDYPTAAWLYRDCGHRAYTVSSVDDLYNPFASMYFGAAYLGWLSQYEGRERSHEFIVQAYLGGPENVSLQETGPFWNKFLEALKLYQDPKKEHTGCCIL from the exons ATGGCTGTAAGCTTCAAATATTGGGACGATTGTTTGGATCCCGAGGATATGCAATTAATGTGGGCCGATCCTCAAGTAAGTAAAGAGTGGCTTGATGCTGGGGAGGGGCAGGGACAGAAGGTTCACCTGTCACGGGATCCTGATGGTGAGGCATATCTCACTCAAACTGAAATGATG GCGGTGGCTGTAATTACTGTTCATAGGCATTTCAAGTCACAATTAGACCCG GTGACAACAGAAGTTGCTCAATGGCTTGGCAG GGAATTGGGCTACAAGTATTATGACATTGAAGAAGATGTTAATTTGCTCTATTGGCCTTTTGTGAATGTCTACTTTGGTGCTGCTTATGCAAAATGGCTGTTCTCATGTGACGAAAA AGAAAGAACTGAAGAATTTGTTGTTAGAGCTTATAAGGGAGGCAAAAAGAAGGCTACCCACAAATCATCTTCTCCCATTTTTCAACGCTATCTTTATGTGAAAGATGCCTTGCTGTCTATGAG ACAACCAGAAAGTTTTAATGAGTTGACTCCTGATCTCCTAGCCAATTCCTCGAGCACAG AAGGACAGTTGATCTGTTGGGATTCCAAGGTATCAGAGGTAGATATGGATGCAATGTGGAGTCAGCCTGATGTGATTAAGGAATGGACAAAATCTGGTGAGAGGCGTGGAAATGTGAGGTTTTCCCATGATGTCAAGAAGAGGCCTTATCTTTCTCGAGTTGAGGTGAAG ACTGTTGCTGAAATAACCATATCACGTCACTTGAGCACAAAAGGAGTAACACCG GAAGCCCTAGCTGCTCTTGCAGAGGTGTGCAGTATGCGCTTTGTCCATGGTGTTCGTTCTCGTACCGGCTTGATGGGGATAGACTACCCTACAGCTGCATGGCTTTACAG AGATTGTGGCCATAGGGCGTATACTGTCAGCTCTGTGGATGATCTATACAATCCTTTTGCATCAATGTACTTTGGCGCAGCTTACTTGGGATGGTTGTCACAATATGAAGGAAG GGAAAGGAGTCATGAGTTCATTGTTCAAGCATACCTTGGGGGACCAGAAAACGTTAGCCTTCAGGAGACTGGCccattttggaacaaattcCTGGAGGCCTTAAAACTCTACCAAGATCCAAAGAA GGAGCACACTGGCTGTTGTATTTTGTAA